The proteins below are encoded in one region of Puntigrus tetrazona isolate hp1 chromosome 5, ASM1883169v1, whole genome shotgun sequence:
- the sptbn4a gene encoding spectrin beta chain, non-erythrocytic 4 isoform X1, with amino-acid sequence MLTARDGARDEAQKLHRKWMKHQAFMAELARNKEWLAKIEQEGEELIQEQPELRSVVEMKLKEIRECWSHLENTTKVKARQLFETQNHRTTDLPTNTLSDLDQHLTAIQDHLPTLGSTHSTQPTLLQPRPTFSQQLQRIQSMEAQMQLYQGVGEVRAGADHRRPEGEEQGGVTETRIVRLIEPLKERRRILLASKELHQVTQDLEDEIVWIQDRLLLASSTEYGANLQSVQHLIMNHKALQMEIQSQRGRVEEVLERAEAVAALRTPEVEFVREGAGHVRQLWEVLQVEMERRTVMLDAVNHAQQYYTQAAKAESWLSGQKLQVLNEEKGNDEASTLRLLKEQLALEQTVENYAETVSSLSQQCRRMLELGHPDSELITKQQAHIDRLYVSLKDLVEQRKTKLEQQYWLYQLKREVEALEKWISEREAVASSTELGQDLEHVTALQSSFTQFSTETRAVGQKQMDSVNKMVNEMIDCSHSDAATIAEWKDGLNESWADLLELMDTRAQMLAASYQLHKFFTDCQEVLVQIEGKMRQLPEVRSCQVSSANPGTLQRLLHSFEHSLQLLVSQVRQLQENAAQLRAIYAGEKADAILSREQEVMQAWKELLVACEGSRVQVTTVTDKIQFFAVVRELSMWMDGIMGQIGSTDDARRGSWCWAGPCVRVRDLSVLDGMMSQHQNLKSKIDNKSKNFVHCVEMGKMLLAARNPAAEEVKEKLEYVMAKQKDLNDRWEQHWEKLQQAQQRLQSNQPGSAEQSWLSIKEPITPNTREAGGGTDEVEELIRRHEAFRKAASTWKDHFSSLRQAEKMKEELNKPPSTSSLLSRQMFPLSCLVPSSSSSSSSSSLFRNPLQDSLLESKPGPDLIHATENTMANTLAQRLGSTLNPYTPVMNGSSYHGLNQPSGGVAEGLSYHGLKQGVSGLDNSGYQGLNQQIGVLGVNSSSYTGLNQQVVLGEDSSSYHSLNHLGAVGVGVEPKMGYAWQHLKADCLQPKINHIHKAVPPLLEAHRAQLAGGAANMPAPPMGLDPSLEMIHSRLQRDPRGSRSDPQMDHLRREREYRLGRQTSSEQEIQARLNELPLIVRQERYRRRMERQSSSEQEGSGRQRVQKHDSSDAESGKEPSDKRPSGEKRSTMAEIVEQVQEREACHARGEVYRPPSSLSAPVSRLDRPRARDRPKPRRRPRPKEPEEPRRSRSAPAQSIPSTPQPPTHTVEHEGFLYRKHEEEGKERSPNSKSWVNLFCVLKQGEIGFYKDARHKTTPYNDEPLLNLAICEFDTTNGYKKKKNVFILRTTAEGDYIFLAKDEEDLKGWVNSINASLKEIEDIAKWEKATNSSTDPDKSERKERSEGAEPSEGAERSERSEKSERSDRSDKIEASDRSSEKRDTSEKERGDRAERGERGERRERERGERGDRGSRGSSTSGKSK; translated from the exons GAGGGCGAGGAGCTGATCCAGGAACAGCCCGAGTTGCGATCGGTGGTGGAGATGAAGTTGAAGGAAATCAGAGAGTGCTGGTCTCACCTGGAGAACACCACCAAAGTCAAGGCCCGCCAACTGTTTGAAACCCAGAACCACCGCACTACCGACCTGCCCACCAACACCCTCAGCGACCTGGACCAGCATCTCACCGCCATACAGGATCATCTGCCCACACTAGGCTCCACCCACAGCACCCAACCCACCCTCCTTCAGCCACGCCCCACTTTCAGCCAGCAGCTCCAGAGGATACAA TCAATGGAAGCCCAGATGCAGCTTTATCAAGGTGTTGGTGAAGTCAGGGCTGGTGCTGATCACCGGAGACCAGAAGGAGAAGAGCAAGGTGGTGTGACGGAGACCCGAATCGTCCGTCTTATCGAGCCTCTGAAGGAAAGGAGGCGGATCCTTCTCGCCTCAAAAGAACTGCACCAAGTTACCCAGGACCTGGAGGATGAGATT GTATGGATTCAGGATCGGCTACTTTTGGCTTCATCTACAGAATATGGGGCCAATTTGCAGAGTGTCCAACATTTAATCATGAACCATAAG GCGCTGCAGATGGAGATACAGTCTCAGAGGGGGCGGGTCGAGGAGGTGCTGGAAAGGGCAGAGGCCGTTGCTGCCCTGCGGACCCCAGAGGTGGAGTTTGTGCGGGAGGGGGCGGGTCATGTGAGGCAGCTGTGGGAGGTTCTCCAGGTAGAGATGGAACGTCGCACAGTGATGCTGGATGCTGTGAACCATGCCCAGCAATACTACACCCAGGCTGCGAAGGCGGAGTCTTGGCTCAGCGGACAGAAACTTCAGGTCCTCAATGAGGAGAAAGGAAAC GATGAGGCCAGCACTCTTAGGTTACTGAAAGAGCAGTTGGCCTTAGAGCAAACAGTGGAGAATTATGCAGAGACCGTAAGCTCACTGTCCCAGCAGTGCCGTCGCATGCTTGAGCTGGGACATCCAGACAg TGAGCTAATCACCAAACAGCAGGCTCATATAGACCGGCTATATGTGTCTCTAAAAGACCTGGTAGAACAGAGGAAAACAAAGCTGGAGCAGCAATACTGGTTGTATCAGCTTAAGCGTGAGGTAGAGGCACTGGAGAAATGGATCTCTGAGAGGGAGGCTGTCGCCAGCTCCACTGAACTCGGCCAGGACCTAGAACACGTCACG GCTCTGCAGAGCAGCTTTACACAGTTCTCCACTGAGACACGTGCAGTCGGCCAGAAACAGATGGATTCAGTCAATAAGATGGTGAATGAGATGATTGACTGCAGTCACTCTGATGCTGCCACCATTGCAGAGTGGAAAGATGGGCTGAATGAGTCATGGGCTGATCTTCTTGAGCTCATGGACACCAGAGCGCAGATGCTTGCAGCCTCGTACCAGCTACACAAGTTCTTCACAGACTGTCAGGAG gtGCTGGTCCAGATCGAGGGAAAGATGAGACAGCTGCCAGAGGTGAGGTCATGTCAGGTGAGCTCAGCCAACCCTGGCACACTGCAGAGACTCCTGCACTCTTTTGAGCACTCCCTGCAGCTGCTGGTCTCACAG GTACGCCAACTGCAAGAAAACGCAGCTCAGCTGCGTGCGATTTATGCCGGAGAGAAGGCAGATGCCATTTTATCCCGTGAGCAGGAAGTGATGCAGGCCTGGAAAGAGCTCCTTGTCGCATGTGAGGGCAGCCGTGTGCAGGTCACCACAGTAACTGATAAGATCCAGTTCTTCGCAGTGGTGCGTGAACTAAGCATGTGGATGGATGGAATAATGGGACAGATCGGCTCAACTGATGATGCCAG GCGTGGGTCTTGGTGTTGGGCGGGTCCTTGTGTACGTGTCAGGGACCTCTCTGTGCTGGATGGCATGATGTCCCAACATCAGAATCTGAAGAGTAAGATAGATAACAAGAGCAAGAACTTTGTGCATTGTGTGGAGATGGGAAAAATGCTGCTCGCGGCACGCAACCCTGCAGCTGAAGAG GTAAAGGAGAAGTTGGAGTACGTCATGGCAAAGCAGAAAGATCTGAATGATCGATGGGAACAGCACTGGGAGAAGCTTCAGCAAG CCCAGCAGAGGCTACAGTCCAACCAGCCAGGATCAGCGGAGCAGTCCTGGCTCTCAATCAAGGAACCAATCACTCCAAATACCCGTGAGGCAGGTGGCGGGACAGACGAGGTGGAGGAGCTTATTCGCCGGCATGAAGCATTCCGGAAGGCTGCGTCCACATGGAAGGATCACTTCAGCTCGTTACGCCAG GCAGAGAAAATGAAGGAGGAACTGAACAAGCCGCCTTCTACCTCCTCTCTCCTCAGCAGGCAGATGTTCCCTCTCTCTTGTCTTGTGCCCAGctcttcttcctcatcttcatcctcctctctcTTCCGTAACCCTCTTCAGGACTCACTTCTGGAGTCTAAGCCCGGTCCGGACCTCATACACGCCACAGAAAACACCATGGCGAACACACTCGCTCAGCGGCTCGGATCCACTCTGAACCCCTACACACCTGTCATGAATGGCTCCTCGTACCACGGGCTGAATCAGCCATCAGGGGGTGTAGCAGAGGGTCTTTCTTATCATGGCCTAAAACAAGGTGTTTCAGGCTTGGATAATTCTGGCTATCAGGGGTTAAACCAACAAATTGGTGTCTTGGGGGTGAACAGCTCCAGCTACACTGGGCTTAACCAACAGGTTGTTTTAGGAGAAGATAGCTCCAGCTACCACAGCCTGAACCATTTAGGTGCTGTGGGGGTGGGAGTGGAGCCCAAAATGGGATATGCTTGGCAgcatctgaaagctgattgCCTTCAGCCCAAAATCAACCACATTCACAAAGCGGTTCCACCTTTACTGGAGGCGCACCGAGCACAGCTCGCCGGTGGAGCAGCAAACATGCCAGCTCCTCCTATGGGCCTGGATCCTTCCCTGGAGATGATCCACAGCCGGTTACAGAGAGACCCTCGTGGGAGCCGATCTGACCCTCAAATGGATCACTTGAGGCGGGAGAGAGAGTACCGGCTTGGCCGACAGACCTCCAGCGAGCAGGAGATCCAGGCACGACTTAACGAGCTCCCGCTGATTGTTAGGCAGGAACGCTACCGTCGAAGAATGGAGAGACAGTCGTCCAGTGAGCAGGAGGGCAGTGGTAGGCAGAGAGTACAGAAACATGACTCCAGCGATGCAGAATCTGGGAAAGAGCCATCTGACAAGAGACCATCTGG ggAGAAGCGTTCCACTATGGCTGAGATTGTTGAGCAAGTGCAGGAGAGAGAAGCTTGTCAT GCGAGAGGCGAGGTGTACAGACCCCCCAGCAGCCTCTCTGCCCCAGTAAGTCGTCTGGATCGCCCTCGAGCTCGAGACCGCCCCAAACCACGGCGAAGACCCCGTCCAAAAGAACCCGAGGAGCCACGGAGGTCCCGTTCCGCACCTGCTCAGAGCATCCCATCCACACCTCAGCCTCCTACCCACACCGTTGAACACGAAGGCTTCCTGTACAGGAAACACGAAGAGGAAGGGAAAGAGAGAAGCCCAAATAG CAAGTCGTGGGTAAATCTGTTCTGCGTGCTCAAACAAGGAGAGATCGGTTTTTACAAGGATGCCCGACACAAAACAACACCCTACAACGATGAGCCACTTCTCAACTTGGCCATCTGCGAATTTGACACTACCAATGGatataaaaagaagaagaatgtcTTCATTCTCAG GACCACTGCTGAGGGGGACTACATCTTCCTGGCTAAGGATGAG GAGGATCTGAAAGGTTGGGTCAACAGCATCAACGCTAGCCTGAAGGAGATCGAGGATATCGCCAAGTGGGAGAAAGCCACAAACTCCTCCACCGACCCGGACAAATCAGAGCGCAAGGAGCGTTCTGAAGGGGCGGAGCCATCCGAGGGGGCAGAGAGATCAGAGAGGTCAGAGAAGTCTGAGCGTTCAGACCGATCAGATAAAATAGAGGCATCGGACAGAAGCTCGGAAAAGAGGGACACATCTGAGAAGGAGAGAGGAGATAGAGCTGAAAGAGGAGAGAGGGGAGAAcgaagggagagagagaggggcgaACGAGGAGACCGGGGCTCCAGGGGATCCAGCACTTCGGGAAAAAGCAAATGA
- the sptbn4a gene encoding spectrin beta chain, non-erythrocytic 4 isoform X2 has product MLTARDGARDEAQKLHRKWMKHQAFMAELARNKEWLAKIEQEGEELIQEQPELRSVVEMKLKEIRECWSHLENTTKVKARQLFETQNHRTTDLPTNTLSDLDQHLTAIQDHLPTLGSTHSTQPTLLQPRPTFSQQLQRIQSMEAQMQLYQGVGEVRAGADHRRPEGEEQGGVTETRIVRLIEPLKERRRILLASKELHQVTQDLEDEIVWIQDRLLLASSTEYGANLQSVQHLIMNHKALQMEIQSQRGRVEEVLERAEAVAALRTPEVEFVREGAGHVRQLWEVLQVEMERRTVMLDAVNHAQQYYTQAAKAESWLSGQKLQVLNEEKGNDEASTLRLLKEQLALEQTVENYAETVSSLSQQCRRMLELGHPDSELITKQQAHIDRLYVSLKDLVEQRKTKLEQQYWLYQLKREVEALEKWISEREAVASSTELGQDLEHVTALQSSFTQFSTETRAVGQKQMDSVNKMVNEMIDCSHSDAATIAEWKDGLNESWADLLELMDTRAQMLAASYQLHKFFTDCQEVLVQIEGKMRQLPEVRSCQVSSANPGTLQRLLHSFEHSLQLLVSQVRQLQENAAQLRAIYAGEKADAILSREQEVMQAWKELLVACEGSRVQVTTVTDKIQFFAVVRELSMWMDGIMGQIGSTDDARDLSVLDGMMSQHQNLKSKIDNKSKNFVHCVEMGKMLLAARNPAAEEVKEKLEYVMAKQKDLNDRWEQHWEKLQQAQQRLQSNQPGSAEQSWLSIKEPITPNTREAGGGTDEVEELIRRHEAFRKAASTWKDHFSSLRQAEKMKEELNKPPSTSSLLSRQMFPLSCLVPSSSSSSSSSSLFRNPLQDSLLESKPGPDLIHATENTMANTLAQRLGSTLNPYTPVMNGSSYHGLNQPSGGVAEGLSYHGLKQGVSGLDNSGYQGLNQQIGVLGVNSSSYTGLNQQVVLGEDSSSYHSLNHLGAVGVGVEPKMGYAWQHLKADCLQPKINHIHKAVPPLLEAHRAQLAGGAANMPAPPMGLDPSLEMIHSRLQRDPRGSRSDPQMDHLRREREYRLGRQTSSEQEIQARLNELPLIVRQERYRRRMERQSSSEQEGSGRQRVQKHDSSDAESGKEPSDKRPSGEKRSTMAEIVEQVQEREACHARGEVYRPPSSLSAPVSRLDRPRARDRPKPRRRPRPKEPEEPRRSRSAPAQSIPSTPQPPTHTVEHEGFLYRKHEEEGKERSPNSKSWVNLFCVLKQGEIGFYKDARHKTTPYNDEPLLNLAICEFDTTNGYKKKKNVFILRTTAEGDYIFLAKDEEDLKGWVNSINASLKEIEDIAKWEKATNSSTDPDKSERKERSEGAEPSEGAERSERSEKSERSDRSDKIEASDRSSEKRDTSEKERGDRAERGERGERRERERGERGDRGSRGSSTSGKSK; this is encoded by the exons GAGGGCGAGGAGCTGATCCAGGAACAGCCCGAGTTGCGATCGGTGGTGGAGATGAAGTTGAAGGAAATCAGAGAGTGCTGGTCTCACCTGGAGAACACCACCAAAGTCAAGGCCCGCCAACTGTTTGAAACCCAGAACCACCGCACTACCGACCTGCCCACCAACACCCTCAGCGACCTGGACCAGCATCTCACCGCCATACAGGATCATCTGCCCACACTAGGCTCCACCCACAGCACCCAACCCACCCTCCTTCAGCCACGCCCCACTTTCAGCCAGCAGCTCCAGAGGATACAA TCAATGGAAGCCCAGATGCAGCTTTATCAAGGTGTTGGTGAAGTCAGGGCTGGTGCTGATCACCGGAGACCAGAAGGAGAAGAGCAAGGTGGTGTGACGGAGACCCGAATCGTCCGTCTTATCGAGCCTCTGAAGGAAAGGAGGCGGATCCTTCTCGCCTCAAAAGAACTGCACCAAGTTACCCAGGACCTGGAGGATGAGATT GTATGGATTCAGGATCGGCTACTTTTGGCTTCATCTACAGAATATGGGGCCAATTTGCAGAGTGTCCAACATTTAATCATGAACCATAAG GCGCTGCAGATGGAGATACAGTCTCAGAGGGGGCGGGTCGAGGAGGTGCTGGAAAGGGCAGAGGCCGTTGCTGCCCTGCGGACCCCAGAGGTGGAGTTTGTGCGGGAGGGGGCGGGTCATGTGAGGCAGCTGTGGGAGGTTCTCCAGGTAGAGATGGAACGTCGCACAGTGATGCTGGATGCTGTGAACCATGCCCAGCAATACTACACCCAGGCTGCGAAGGCGGAGTCTTGGCTCAGCGGACAGAAACTTCAGGTCCTCAATGAGGAGAAAGGAAAC GATGAGGCCAGCACTCTTAGGTTACTGAAAGAGCAGTTGGCCTTAGAGCAAACAGTGGAGAATTATGCAGAGACCGTAAGCTCACTGTCCCAGCAGTGCCGTCGCATGCTTGAGCTGGGACATCCAGACAg TGAGCTAATCACCAAACAGCAGGCTCATATAGACCGGCTATATGTGTCTCTAAAAGACCTGGTAGAACAGAGGAAAACAAAGCTGGAGCAGCAATACTGGTTGTATCAGCTTAAGCGTGAGGTAGAGGCACTGGAGAAATGGATCTCTGAGAGGGAGGCTGTCGCCAGCTCCACTGAACTCGGCCAGGACCTAGAACACGTCACG GCTCTGCAGAGCAGCTTTACACAGTTCTCCACTGAGACACGTGCAGTCGGCCAGAAACAGATGGATTCAGTCAATAAGATGGTGAATGAGATGATTGACTGCAGTCACTCTGATGCTGCCACCATTGCAGAGTGGAAAGATGGGCTGAATGAGTCATGGGCTGATCTTCTTGAGCTCATGGACACCAGAGCGCAGATGCTTGCAGCCTCGTACCAGCTACACAAGTTCTTCACAGACTGTCAGGAG gtGCTGGTCCAGATCGAGGGAAAGATGAGACAGCTGCCAGAGGTGAGGTCATGTCAGGTGAGCTCAGCCAACCCTGGCACACTGCAGAGACTCCTGCACTCTTTTGAGCACTCCCTGCAGCTGCTGGTCTCACAG GTACGCCAACTGCAAGAAAACGCAGCTCAGCTGCGTGCGATTTATGCCGGAGAGAAGGCAGATGCCATTTTATCCCGTGAGCAGGAAGTGATGCAGGCCTGGAAAGAGCTCCTTGTCGCATGTGAGGGCAGCCGTGTGCAGGTCACCACAGTAACTGATAAGATCCAGTTCTTCGCAGTGGTGCGTGAACTAAGCATGTGGATGGATGGAATAATGGGACAGATCGGCTCAACTGATGATGCCAG GGACCTCTCTGTGCTGGATGGCATGATGTCCCAACATCAGAATCTGAAGAGTAAGATAGATAACAAGAGCAAGAACTTTGTGCATTGTGTGGAGATGGGAAAAATGCTGCTCGCGGCACGCAACCCTGCAGCTGAAGAG GTAAAGGAGAAGTTGGAGTACGTCATGGCAAAGCAGAAAGATCTGAATGATCGATGGGAACAGCACTGGGAGAAGCTTCAGCAAG CCCAGCAGAGGCTACAGTCCAACCAGCCAGGATCAGCGGAGCAGTCCTGGCTCTCAATCAAGGAACCAATCACTCCAAATACCCGTGAGGCAGGTGGCGGGACAGACGAGGTGGAGGAGCTTATTCGCCGGCATGAAGCATTCCGGAAGGCTGCGTCCACATGGAAGGATCACTTCAGCTCGTTACGCCAG GCAGAGAAAATGAAGGAGGAACTGAACAAGCCGCCTTCTACCTCCTCTCTCCTCAGCAGGCAGATGTTCCCTCTCTCTTGTCTTGTGCCCAGctcttcttcctcatcttcatcctcctctctcTTCCGTAACCCTCTTCAGGACTCACTTCTGGAGTCTAAGCCCGGTCCGGACCTCATACACGCCACAGAAAACACCATGGCGAACACACTCGCTCAGCGGCTCGGATCCACTCTGAACCCCTACACACCTGTCATGAATGGCTCCTCGTACCACGGGCTGAATCAGCCATCAGGGGGTGTAGCAGAGGGTCTTTCTTATCATGGCCTAAAACAAGGTGTTTCAGGCTTGGATAATTCTGGCTATCAGGGGTTAAACCAACAAATTGGTGTCTTGGGGGTGAACAGCTCCAGCTACACTGGGCTTAACCAACAGGTTGTTTTAGGAGAAGATAGCTCCAGCTACCACAGCCTGAACCATTTAGGTGCTGTGGGGGTGGGAGTGGAGCCCAAAATGGGATATGCTTGGCAgcatctgaaagctgattgCCTTCAGCCCAAAATCAACCACATTCACAAAGCGGTTCCACCTTTACTGGAGGCGCACCGAGCACAGCTCGCCGGTGGAGCAGCAAACATGCCAGCTCCTCCTATGGGCCTGGATCCTTCCCTGGAGATGATCCACAGCCGGTTACAGAGAGACCCTCGTGGGAGCCGATCTGACCCTCAAATGGATCACTTGAGGCGGGAGAGAGAGTACCGGCTTGGCCGACAGACCTCCAGCGAGCAGGAGATCCAGGCACGACTTAACGAGCTCCCGCTGATTGTTAGGCAGGAACGCTACCGTCGAAGAATGGAGAGACAGTCGTCCAGTGAGCAGGAGGGCAGTGGTAGGCAGAGAGTACAGAAACATGACTCCAGCGATGCAGAATCTGGGAAAGAGCCATCTGACAAGAGACCATCTGG ggAGAAGCGTTCCACTATGGCTGAGATTGTTGAGCAAGTGCAGGAGAGAGAAGCTTGTCAT GCGAGAGGCGAGGTGTACAGACCCCCCAGCAGCCTCTCTGCCCCAGTAAGTCGTCTGGATCGCCCTCGAGCTCGAGACCGCCCCAAACCACGGCGAAGACCCCGTCCAAAAGAACCCGAGGAGCCACGGAGGTCCCGTTCCGCACCTGCTCAGAGCATCCCATCCACACCTCAGCCTCCTACCCACACCGTTGAACACGAAGGCTTCCTGTACAGGAAACACGAAGAGGAAGGGAAAGAGAGAAGCCCAAATAG CAAGTCGTGGGTAAATCTGTTCTGCGTGCTCAAACAAGGAGAGATCGGTTTTTACAAGGATGCCCGACACAAAACAACACCCTACAACGATGAGCCACTTCTCAACTTGGCCATCTGCGAATTTGACACTACCAATGGatataaaaagaagaagaatgtcTTCATTCTCAG GACCACTGCTGAGGGGGACTACATCTTCCTGGCTAAGGATGAG GAGGATCTGAAAGGTTGGGTCAACAGCATCAACGCTAGCCTGAAGGAGATCGAGGATATCGCCAAGTGGGAGAAAGCCACAAACTCCTCCACCGACCCGGACAAATCAGAGCGCAAGGAGCGTTCTGAAGGGGCGGAGCCATCCGAGGGGGCAGAGAGATCAGAGAGGTCAGAGAAGTCTGAGCGTTCAGACCGATCAGATAAAATAGAGGCATCGGACAGAAGCTCGGAAAAGAGGGACACATCTGAGAAGGAGAGAGGAGATAGAGCTGAAAGAGGAGAGAGGGGAGAAcgaagggagagagagaggggcgaACGAGGAGACCGGGGCTCCAGGGGATCCAGCACTTCGGGAAAAAGCAAATGA